The Montipora capricornis isolate CH-2021 chromosome 1, ASM3666992v2, whole genome shotgun sequence genome contains a region encoding:
- the LOC138045193 gene encoding schlafen-like protein 1 isoform X1: MELPFLMMDFFKKKRKADQEHKDETKEIEPASKRSRVVSLVKKVGENIRSKIVLAVKTLTSKSYSHPIPSKLFTTPAGPLRSARYVMTPLEPFSVKRSAIEWRKNSYFVLDSVMPVTESHRHEFKTGGGRYPITILPEHVRKYGCAFLNSSGGVLMAGVLDDGRIHGIRCSPHMMRDMTQTVESEFARFLPNVPPDLFRVQFVPVIFKQTGTEKKQNQITYVRDVYVLELTVKAGEEDQIYETGRHEVYVRRESSVQGPLNPLQIKDIVLSKYRKKIERRRIEKLQQITETPKATDTLEKRASKEATPNPVREKQVIIVSP, from the exons ATggacttttttaaaaagaaaaggaaggcAGACCAAGAACACAAAGATGAGACCAAAGAGATTGAGCCTGCAAGTAAAAGATCACGGGTTGTGTCTCTCGTTAAGAAAGTTGGGGAAAATATACGGTCCAAAATAGTATTAGCAGTGAAAACACTCACCAGTAAAAGTTACAGCCACCCaattccctccaaattattcACAACTCCAGCGGGACCGCTAAGATCAGCACGTTATGTGATGACTCCACTGGAACCATTCAGTGTAAAAAGATCTGCAATAGAATGGAG GAAAAACTCCTATTTTGTGCTTGACAGTGTCATGCCTGTGACAGAAAGCCATCGGCATGAATTTAAGACAGGTGGTGGTAGATATCCAATAACAATCCTGCCAGAG CATGTGCGCAAATATGGCTGTGCATTTCTGAATTCCAGTGGTGGTGTTTTAATGGCGGGAGTGCTGGATGATG GGCGAATCCATGGCATCCGCTGTTCGCCTCATATGATGAGAGACATGACGCAAACAGTTGAATCAGAGTTTGCTAGATTTTTGCCAAACGTTCCTCCAGATCTGTTCAG GGTGCAATTTGTGCCTGTGATCTTTAAGCAAACAGGgacggaaaaaaaacaaaatcaaataacttACGTACGGGATGTTTATGTCCTTGAACTGACTGTTAAAGCAGGAGAAGAGGACCAGATCTATGAGACAGGGCGCCACGAG GTTTATGTACGGAGAGAAAGTTCTGTACAAGGCCCTCTCAATCCTCTTCAGATTAAAGATATCGTCCTTTCAAAATACAGAAAA aaaatagaGAGACGAAGAATTGAAAAATTGCAACAAATTACTGAGACACCTAAAGCTACAGATACCCTGGAGAAAAGAGCCAGCAAAGAAGCAACACCAAATCCAGTTCGCGAAAAACAAGTCATTATTGTTAGTCCATGA
- the LOC138045193 gene encoding schlafen-like protein 1 isoform X2 — protein MDFFKKKRKADQEHKDETKEIEPASKRSRVVSLVKKVGENIRSKIVLAVKTLTSKSYSHPIPSKLFTTPAGPLRSARYVMTPLEPFSVKRSAIEWRKNSYFVLDSVMPVTESHRHEFKTGGGRYPITILPEHVRKYGCAFLNSSGGVLMAGVLDDGRIHGIRCSPHMMRDMTQTVESEFARFLPNVPPDLFRVQFVPVIFKQTGTEKKQNQITYVRDVYVLELTVKAGEEDQIYETGRHEVYVRRESSVQGPLNPLQIKDIVLSKYRKKIERRRIEKLQQITETPKATDTLEKRASKEATPNPVREKQVIIVSP, from the exons ATggacttttttaaaaagaaaaggaaggcAGACCAAGAACACAAAGATGAGACCAAAGAGATTGAGCCTGCAAGTAAAAGATCACGGGTTGTGTCTCTCGTTAAGAAAGTTGGGGAAAATATACGGTCCAAAATAGTATTAGCAGTGAAAACACTCACCAGTAAAAGTTACAGCCACCCaattccctccaaattattcACAACTCCAGCGGGACCGCTAAGATCAGCACGTTATGTGATGACTCCACTGGAACCATTCAGTGTAAAAAGATCTGCAATAGAATGGAG GAAAAACTCCTATTTTGTGCTTGACAGTGTCATGCCTGTGACAGAAAGCCATCGGCATGAATTTAAGACAGGTGGTGGTAGATATCCAATAACAATCCTGCCAGAG CATGTGCGCAAATATGGCTGTGCATTTCTGAATTCCAGTGGTGGTGTTTTAATGGCGGGAGTGCTGGATGATG GGCGAATCCATGGCATCCGCTGTTCGCCTCATATGATGAGAGACATGACGCAAACAGTTGAATCAGAGTTTGCTAGATTTTTGCCAAACGTTCCTCCAGATCTGTTCAG GGTGCAATTTGTGCCTGTGATCTTTAAGCAAACAGGgacggaaaaaaaacaaaatcaaataacttACGTACGGGATGTTTATGTCCTTGAACTGACTGTTAAAGCAGGAGAAGAGGACCAGATCTATGAGACAGGGCGCCACGAG GTTTATGTACGGAGAGAAAGTTCTGTACAAGGCCCTCTCAATCCTCTTCAGATTAAAGATATCGTCCTTTCAAAATACAGAAAA aaaatagaGAGACGAAGAATTGAAAAATTGCAACAAATTACTGAGACACCTAAAGCTACAGATACCCTGGAGAAAAGAGCCAGCAAAGAAGCAACACCAAATCCAGTTCGCGAAAAACAAGTCATTATTGTTAGTCCATGA